From Microscilla marina ATCC 23134, the proteins below share one genomic window:
- a CDS encoding ABC transporter permease subunit, with protein MKNSKIAYLWSKGGVVLFIMTTVLPMVLALGYALCYSAGWVGILSEGFTLRFWQKMLPNVEMWQSLGYTLYVTLASLLPATVVALLLATYFRRAIVGGKLHYLIYFPLAIPAIVAAFFVMQLFAKTGLLSRIVYQTGLIDQLVQFPDLINDQYSVGILCAHWLLATPFLTVMFLGMYDGERLDDLQQVATTLGATRTQAYLQVIIPALLRKGYPTVVLYGIFIFGAYEVPLLLGRQSPEMISVLATRKIKDQYDLLQLPEGYVLAVIYSLLMMMSVLWLLRKQKKRL; from the coding sequence ATGAAAAATAGTAAGATTGCATATTTATGGAGCAAAGGAGGTGTAGTCTTATTTATTATGACCACCGTGTTGCCTATGGTGCTGGCGTTGGGGTATGCTTTATGTTACAGCGCAGGTTGGGTAGGTATCCTTTCTGAAGGGTTTACCCTTAGGTTTTGGCAAAAAATGTTGCCCAACGTCGAAATGTGGCAATCTTTAGGGTACACCCTTTATGTTACCCTCGCTTCGTTGTTACCTGCCACTGTTGTAGCCTTATTGCTTGCCACCTATTTTAGGCGGGCAATTGTAGGCGGCAAGCTCCATTACCTCATCTATTTCCCTTTGGCTATTCCAGCAATCGTAGCCGCCTTTTTTGTCATGCAGTTGTTTGCCAAAACCGGGCTGTTGTCGCGGATAGTTTATCAAACCGGGTTGATCGACCAGTTGGTGCAGTTTCCTGACCTGATCAATGATCAATATAGTGTAGGTATTTTGTGCGCGCACTGGTTACTTGCCACTCCTTTTTTAACCGTCATGTTTTTGGGTATGTACGATGGTGAGCGATTAGATGATTTGCAACAGGTAGCTACTACACTGGGAGCTACGCGTACCCAGGCGTATCTTCAAGTAATTATTCCGGCATTGTTGCGCAAAGGCTACCCCACAGTGGTGCTTTACGGCATTTTTATTTTTGGTGCTTACGAAGTCCCTTTGCTATTAGGGCGGCAGTCTCCCGAAATGATTTCAGTGCTTGCCACCCGTAAAATAAAAGACCAGTATGATTTATTGCAATTGCCCGAAGGTTACGTATTGGCAGTTATTTATTCTTTATTGATGATGATGAGTGTATTATGGCTACTTCGCAAACAAAAGAAACGGCTTTGA
- a CDS encoding ABC transporter permease: MSQSANRWRIIRILLAICLVGVVLLPFLLLLGLSLSRQWIYPHLLPQQVGLMNWTQLLGYQQNLLWSLGLSLALSLSVAFIATWAGFFTGRMLAYHPRGRQLLKLAYLPYVISPVIYAACLKVYFIWFGLDARFWGVLLAQLMIAYPFSVILFSEYWSHRTQALEQLVATLGGSPRQTVWKVLVPISRNILLVSFFQTFLISWFEYGLTQLIGLGKVPTLTVMVFGYLKEANIYFAALASCLLVMPPLLLLWINKKYVLSGRGSH, encoded by the coding sequence TTGAGTCAATCAGCAAACCGGTGGCGCATCATTCGGATACTTTTGGCGATTTGTTTGGTAGGGGTGGTATTGTTGCCTTTTTTATTACTATTGGGTTTATCATTGAGCCGTCAGTGGATTTACCCCCACCTTTTGCCTCAACAAGTAGGGTTAATGAATTGGACACAGCTTTTGGGGTATCAGCAAAACTTGTTATGGAGCCTGGGGTTATCGTTGGCGCTTTCGCTAAGTGTTGCTTTTATTGCTACCTGGGCAGGTTTTTTTACTGGTCGTATGCTTGCCTATCATCCTCGCGGCAGGCAATTGCTCAAACTGGCTTATTTGCCCTATGTCATTTCTCCTGTGATTTATGCCGCTTGCCTCAAAGTATACTTTATTTGGTTTGGTCTCGATGCCCGGTTTTGGGGAGTATTGTTAGCGCAACTCATGATTGCTTATCCGTTCAGCGTTATTTTGTTTAGTGAGTACTGGAGCCACCGTACCCAGGCACTAGAGCAGTTAGTGGCTACTCTGGGTGGTTCGCCTCGTCAAACTGTATGGAAAGTATTGGTACCGATTTCCCGAAATATATTGTTGGTGAGTTTTTTTCAAACTTTTCTTATATCCTGGTTTGAGTATGGGCTTACTCAACTGATAGGCTTGGGCAAAGTACCTACACTTACTGTCATGGTATTTGGCTATTTAAAAGAGGCTAATATCTATTTTGCTGCCTTGGCTTCGTGTTTGTTAGTCATGCCACCCTTGCTATTGTTGTGGATCAACAAAAAATACGTGTTAAGCGGGAGAGGAAGCCATTAA
- a CDS encoding plasmid pRiA4b ORF-3 family protein has product MSTNNKIYQLKVTLMDVTPVIWRKIQVPQDILLPDLHKVIQTAMGWKNSHLHQFEHKRNFYAAPTPWGEMESEDYRDVKLGQLLKKENDKLIYTYDFGDSWQHNVVLEEVHPPTEGGTYPVCVSGKNACPPEDCGGPWGYMDLMMIMKNPKHPEHKEMKDWLGGDLYSSKFDKKAINKQLAMKDYGILTFDVEFQ; this is encoded by the coding sequence ATGAGCACAAATAATAAAATATACCAATTGAAGGTTACATTGATGGATGTAACCCCAGTAATATGGAGGAAAATTCAAGTACCTCAAGATATTTTGTTACCCGACCTACACAAGGTCATTCAAACTGCGATGGGGTGGAAAAACAGCCACTTACACCAGTTTGAACACAAACGCAATTTTTACGCAGCACCTACTCCCTGGGGAGAAATGGAAAGCGAAGATTATCGGGATGTGAAGCTCGGTCAACTACTAAAAAAGGAGAATGACAAGCTCATTTACACCTATGATTTTGGCGATAGCTGGCAACACAATGTGGTGCTGGAAGAGGTACACCCCCCCACAGAAGGAGGAACGTATCCGGTGTGTGTCAGCGGTAAAAATGCCTGCCCACCCGAAGATTGTGGCGGTCCTTGGGGTTATATGGATCTGATGATGATCATGAAAAACCCTAAACACCCAGAGCACAAAGAAATGAAAGATTGGTTAGGAGGAGATTTGTACTCTTCTAAGTTTGACAAAAAAGCCATTAACAAGCAGTTAGCAATGAAGGATTATGGCATCTTGACTTTTGATGTTGAGTTTCAATAA